The nucleotide window TGGCCCTATCAGCCACCCTGTTGACGCTGTTATTCGGGTTTCCAACCGCTTATTTCATTGCCACACGGCCTCAAAGACACAAAAATTTCTGGTTGTTTCTGGTGATTCTGCCATTTTGGTGCAATATTCTGGTCAGAATCTTTGCGATGATGTTGTTCATACGCGAACAGGGATTTATCAATCATCTTCTGATAAACCTCAACTTAATCGACAGTCCGCTTCAGATCCTTTACACCAATGCAGCCGTGGGGATCGGCCTGGTCTACACCTATCTGCCGTTAATGGTGATGCCGTTGTATGCCAGCATGGAAAAATTGGATTTTGGCCTGATAGAGGCCGGCTACGATCTTTACGGCAACCGCTGGTCGATTCTGACCCGAATCATTATTCCAATGGTGAAACCGGGAATTGTTGCCGGCAGCATCCTGGTATTCATACCTGTTCTGGGTGCTTACGTGGTACCCCGAATACTCGGTGGCGGCAAACATTTGATGTTGGGCAACCTGATTACCAACCAGTTCAGCACCTCGCGGGACTGGCCTATGGGGTCGGCCCTGGCGCTATTCCTGACCGCTCTGGTCATGATCGCTTTGATGTGGTATGTCCGTCATACCGCAAGGAGCCGAAACCATGGATGATCACCGTACCGCCAATGCTGTAAAACGCTATTTCGATGCGGCCCGTATGCCCGGCTTTGCACCAATG belongs to Desulfobacterales bacterium and includes:
- a CDS encoding ABC transporter permease, producing the protein MANPKTSRHESDKGRRSVLAAPVLPNRHSPRKRWLLLSPALVIIGGLGILPLSVIVVYSFMSPGAVGGIEWKPTLEAWLNLVLDRDIFDQTLGFNFAHLTIFARSVGLALSATLLTLLFGFPTAYFIATRPQRHKNFWLFLVILPFWCNILVRIFAMMLFIREQGFINHLLINLNLIDSPLQILYTNAAVGIGLVYTYLPLMVMPLYASMEKLDFGLIEAGYDLYGNRWSILTRIIIPMVKPGIVAGSILVFIPVLGAYVVPRILGGGKHLMLGNLITNQFSTSRDWPMGSALALFLTALVMIALMWYVRHTARSRNHG